TCCTTCTCGAAGCCCTCCGTCGCGTCCTGCCAGAACTTCTTGCTGGCGGTCGGGTCCTTGATGACCGGGTACATCCAGAGGACCACCTTGCCGGCGTCCGACGAGGCGTCGTCGCCGGAGGTGCAGCCGGTCAGGCTGAGTGCCGTGGCCACGACGGCTGTCGCGGCCACGAAGAGGCGTCGTTTCACGTGGCTCTCCTTGCCTTGGGCAACTGCGGAGTTCAGCAGTTCGAGGGTTTGCTGGTGTCTGGGGCTGAAGCTGGTCGGGGTCAGCAGCGGATCGTCTTCGCGGCGCATCCACTCGAGCAGCAGGCGCGCGAGTGAGCGGACGGTGTCGTCGTGGGCCGGATCGCCGGCCAAGTTCGTCGTCTCCGCGGGATCCGCCGCGAGGTCGTACAGCTCGAGCGGAGCGGACGATCCGAGCGTCGGCCCCGCCAGCGCGACGGGGGTGCTGCGATGGACCCAGGACTGCGTCGGATCCATCGCCTGCGGTGCGTTCGAGAAGTTCGCGATCAGCTTGAACTCCGGCGTACGCACGGATCTTCGTGGGTCGTAGTAGATGTGGTGCGTGAGCTGCCCGAAGACCGGGCGCGCCGTGGGGTCGCGGCCCTCGACGAGACCGGCCAGACTGGATCCGCTGACGCCGTCGACCGGGTGATCGATCAGCTCGAACAAGGTGGGCATCACGTCGAGATGGCTGACCTGCGTGCCGATGCGGGCGCCTTGCCAGGAGGGCCGTGCCGGCGCGCGGATCATCAACGCGACCTCGAGGCCCGGGTCGTACAGCGTGCACTTCGCGCGCGGCAGCGCCAGTCCGTGATCGGTGGTGAAGACGACAATCGTGTCCTCGCGCAGCCCAGTGGCATCGAGCGCGTTCAGGATCCGGCCGACGCCGTCGTCCAGTCGCCGTACGGCGCCCTGCAGCTCCGCGATCTCCTCGTGCGCGCCCGGATCGTCACGCAGGAACGCAGGAACCGACAGGCCCAGCGTGGTGTCCGGCTGGATGTCCGGCCCGAGAAACCCCATGACGCCCGGACGGTCACGGTCTGACGGCGACCGATGCGGTTCGTGGAACCCGACCTGCAGGTAGAACGGTTCCCCGCTCCGGGCCGACGCCTGCAACGACTCGATCGCGCGATCGGCGACGGTGAGGTGGTAATGGTCGGTGCGGACCCGGTCGAAGCCGAGCCGACGGGCGACCTCGGCGTCGGGCAGGGTGCGTGATTCGTGATGCACGCCGATGAGTTCGGTGCGATACCCGACACTGTGCAGCCGCTGCGCCAGGTGGATCGAGGGGTCGTTCAGGTCCCAGTTGAACGGGCTGTGCGTCAGACCGAGCACACCGTTGCTCTGCGGATAGGTGCCGGTGAACAGAGCTGCCCGAGCCGGGCTGCAGTGCGGCGCCGCCGAGAACGCCAGGTCGAAGACGGCGGATTCGGTTGCCAGCCGGTCGAGGTTCGGGGTGTGCACGGTCGGTACGCCGTAGCAGCCGAGGAACCGCCCCAGGTCGTGGCAGTGGACGAAGAGGATGTTGGATCGCATCGCGGCTCAGGCCATTCTCGCGAGGGCGGCCGGGGTGACGGCGTGCTCGAGCGGACGGCCGTCGAGGTACCGGCGAATCTCGTCGAGCACGATGCGTCCCGCCCGGGCGCGTGACTCACGGGTCGCGCCGGCGACATGCGGTGAGACGAGCACGTTGGGGAGCCGGGTCCAGCGATCCCCAGGTTCGAGGGGCTCGGTGTCGAACACGTCCATGGCCGCGTCCAATCGACCCGACGAAACCTCGGCGTACAGGGCGTCGAGGTCGATGATCGAGGCACGTGCCGTGTTGACGACCGCGGCGCGGTCGGGCAGGAGCGCGAGCGCATGAGCATCGATCAGGTGCCGCGTCTCGGGGTTGCCCGGCGCGTGGATCGACAGTACGTCGGTGCGCGGCAACAGCGTTGCGAGATCGTCGGCGTACGGCGCCAGCTCGTCCCCGGGTGGGAGGTACGGATCGTAGACGCGAACCTCCGCACCGAGGGCCCGGACCGCCGCGATGTAGGCGCGGCCGGTCCGGGACGCTCCGACGACCGTGACCCTGGCGCCGCGGAGCTCCCGGGCACGGGGGATGTCGCGGGCGCGCTCCCAGCCGTCGCTGCGGAGGTTGTGATCCAGGCGGGGGACACGTCGCAGGAGTGCGAGGGAGTAGGTGAGCGCCAGTTCGGCCACGGCCGGCGCCATCGCGTCCCCGGCCTGCGAGATCGGGATCCCGCGCTGCCAGAAGTCGGGTCCGGTGATCGACCGCAACGACGACGCGGCATAGGCGACGAACCGCAGCCGCGGCGCCCGGTCGAGGCGCTCGGCGGTGAGACACGGGAACCGCCACGCCGCGACGAGGATCTCGACCCCGGCCAGGGCTTTCCGGAAGGTGTCGAGATCCTGTAGCGCGGACGTGGTGGCGACGCGGACGCGGCCCAGCTCGCCGAGCTCGTGCCGCGCCGCCGCCGGGAAGAACGCGCCCAGTTCGGGCTCGTCGACCGCGAGCAGGATGCGTGACCGGCCCGCGGCCCGAGATCCGTCGTGTGTCTCCATAAACCGGGACCGTATGCATCCCGGTTCTTTTTGTCAATGACCGAAGTAAATCAGTTCAGGTCAGCGGCGGGTGCCTGCTTCGGTCATGACCTTGTGGGCCTCCGGCGGGAAGACGCCGTCGGTGATCTGGGTGTTGCCGACCACCTGGTTGTTGTAGCCGGGGCCCTCGGGGTTGCGGGCCGGGCCGACGTCCCACCAGTTGCCGGTGACCAGGTTGTCCTTGGTGTTGAAGGTGTCCGGGTTGCCGTCGTCGGCGTTGATGTAGACCCAGCGGCTGCTGCCCAGGAACACGTTGTCGCGCATCACGACGTACCGCGTCCCCTGGTCGATCAGCGCGCCGAATGTCACCTGGCTGTCGTACACGTAGTTGCGTTCGATCACGGTGCCGGGGCTCGACGAGAGCGTGTAGATGCTGCCGCCGTCGTGCATCGCCTGCTTGGTGTCGTGGATCAGGTTGTAGGCGACGTAGTTCTCCCGGAACGTCGTCGGCGTCCGGTAGATCGGCTGGTGGTTGTAGAGCCCGGCCTCCAGGTAGTACTGGTTGCCGCCCGGGTCGTTGATACCCCATCCCCAGCCGATGTCGACGCCGTCGTACGGCAGGTCGGTGAGGGTGTTGTGCGTGATCGTCGCGCGGGTGACGTACGTCGACAGGATGCCGGCGTTGTCGCGGTAGCTCTTCGAGACGCCCTTGATCGTGTTGTCGACGATGCGTACGTCGTGGTTCGTCATCCGCCGGTCCCGTGGATGGTGCGCGTCGGGCTGCACGCCGCCGACCACGATCGCCGACGCGGCGCTGTTGGTGAAGCTGTTGCCCCGGACATCGATCTCGCCGGCGCCGTACCCGACGCCGGACGCGTGCGCGTTCGGATCCATGCCGAGGCCGAGCCCGACCGAACCGACTTGCTCGAAGCTGTTGCCGTCGAAGGCGACGTGCTCGGCGGCGGACACTTGTACGGCGGCCGGGATCTGATGCCACTCGTTGCGGGTCTTCTCGAACTCGGGACAGCCGTCCTGGCAACTGGTCAGGAAATCGGCCGGCTTGGCGTATTTACCGACGATGTGCGCGCCGCTCTGCTGGTCGACGTACCCCTGCGGACCGCTAGGAAAGTTCCAGGTCGTGTGCGCGAACGTGAGGTTGCTGAAGGCAAGGTTCTGGACGGGATCGCGGTAGCTGCCGCTGACCTGCACCAGTGACTCCAGTCGCGGCAGCCGTACGTCGGTCGCCGCCATCGACTGCCCGTCGGCCGGCCGGTAGAAGACCTTGCCCTTCGCGGAGTCGAGGTACCACTGGTTCGGGCCGGAGATCAGCTCGTACGCGTTGTTCAGGTAGATCGCGCCGCGGTTGTACGGCGACTTGAGCGTGTCGTAGCCGAAGTTGTTGTTGTCCCAGGCCGGCTGCTCCATCACCAGGGTGCTGCCGTCGACCGTCTGGACAGGGGAGTAGCGATCCGTGAACGAGCCCAGCTCCTCGATCTCGAGCTCGCCGGCATTCGAGAGTCCGGCGATGCGTTCGGCCAGCGCCGGATCGTTGATCGTCAGGCCACGCTGGCTGAAGACCAGGTGCTCGCGGGTCTTCTTCGATTCCGCCACTAGCAACTGGGTGCGCTGCGCGAGTTGCCCGTCGACGTACAGCTGACGCGACCGGCTGCCGACCGGGACATCGGCGGACCAGATGTTCTTCGCCGGGTCGGTCAGCGTCCAGCCGGTGACCTTGGAACCGCCGGACAGTACGGCGTGCTGCCCGGGCACGCTCTGCCAGGTGACGGTGTGCCCGTTGCGGCCGCCGTCCCGGGAGCCGAAGCGCAGCGGCTTCTTCAGTTCGTAGGTGCCGCCGGCCAGCAGGATGCGGACGTCGGCGGTCGAGTTCTTCGCCCGGGCCAGTGCCTGGGCGGCGTCGAGTGTGCGAACGACCTGGTCGGCGTGCAGGTCCTTGGGCTTCTTGCCGTCGGGGGCGACCAGGATGACGTTGGTCGGCCGCGGGGCGGCCGAAGCGAGCGAGGCGGAGAGGGCGGCGGCGCCGAGGACCAGCGCGCAGGAGGCGGCGATCACGCGGAGCGGACGAGGTCGGGTCATGCTTGACTCCTATGTCGTCTGTTGTCTGACATCTGTCAGCGGCACCGTAGAAGCGACCCCCTGATCGGTCAACAGCTGATCTCGATCACCGAGACCGCTGTCCGAAGTCGGCCGCCGGCGCGAGTCAGGTGCGCGGGAGGGGGCGGCGACGCTGCCAGGCGGAGTTGATGTGGCTGGTCATGGCCTCGGCGGCGCCGGCGGTGTCGCGGTCGAGGATCCGTTCCAGCACGATCCGGTGCTCGGAGTTCGTCGTACGGACGTCCTCGACGCTCGGGTGGCCCTGGTAGCGCATGCTGGTCCGGGCCTGGCTGTGCACCGTGCTCACGATGGACCGGGCCAGCCGGTTCCCGGACGCGGCCATGATCCGGTCGTGGAACTCGACGTCGGTCTGGATGAAGACCTCGGGCCGTGCCGTGTCGGCCTCGAGTCGGTGGAAGATCGCCTCGATCGCCGCGCGGTCCTCGTCGGTCGCCTGCGCCGCGGCCAGGCCGGCCAGGTTGGATTCGAGGGCGACGCGGACGCCGACCAACTCGTCGAGGATGCCCAGGTTCGCGTCGTTCCGGACCGCGGCCGCGAGGACGGCGGAGTCCAGCAGGTTCCAGTTCGTGTCGTCCTTCACCACCGCGCCGATCCCGCGGCGGACCTCGACCAGGCCCTTGGCCTCGAGGAGCTTGACCGCCTCGCGGACGGTGATCCGGCTGACCTGGAACTGCTCGGACAGGGCGGACTCCGGCGGCAGCACGGCGTTCGGCTGGATCGCGCCGGACACCACCCCGTCGAGGATCGACTCGACCACCAGGTCGGCCAGTCGCGCCGGACGTTGCGCGGCCGCCGCCGGAGCGAGTCGCACGGTTGCCTGTCCGGGGTCCGACGCCATGATGCCTCCCGAGTTCGTCTGCACCGATGTCTGTCCACCGGATTCTCGCCCATCCTTCAGCAGTCAACAAACTCTTGACAACAGACAACAGACAACTAACATCAAACCGAGCCGCAGGGCTCAACGAACTCGAACAAGGAGGGCGCCATGATGCCGACCGCCTCAGGTCCGACCACGCGGGGAATCCGCAGCCCGCGGCGCGGCTGGTTCGCGGCCGCTCTCGTTCCGGCGCTGGCACTCGTGTCCGCCGCCTGCGGAGCCGCCGCGCCGCAGACCCAGTCCGGCGGTGGGGCGAGCGCCGGCGGCGGCAAGCTCGTCGTCTGGGACTGGCACTCCGGTGACGCGACCACGAAGGAGTACTACGCGAAGGCCAAGTCGGACTTCGAGGCCAAGCACCCGGGCGTCCAGGTCGAGTTCGTCGCGCAGCCGTACGACCAGTACTACACACTGCTCGGTACGGCGATCCAGGCCGGCAAGG
This Kribbella sp. NBC_00482 DNA region includes the following protein-coding sequences:
- a CDS encoding extracellular solute-binding protein; translation: MRSNILFVHCHDLGRFLGCYGVPTVHTPNLDRLATESAVFDLAFSAAPHCSPARAALFTGTYPQSNGVLGLTHSPFNWDLNDPSIHLAQRLHSVGYRTELIGVHHESRTLPDAEVARRLGFDRVRTDHYHLTVADRAIESLQASARSGEPFYLQVGFHEPHRSPSDRDRPGVMGFLGPDIQPDTTLGLSVPAFLRDDPGAHEEIAELQGAVRRLDDGVGRILNALDATGLREDTIVVFTTDHGLALPRAKCTLYDPGLEVALMIRAPARPSWQGARIGTQVSHLDVMPTLFELIDHPVDGVSGSSLAGLVEGRDPTARPVFGQLTHHIYYDPRRSVRTPEFKLIANFSNAPQAMDPTQSWVHRSTPVALAGPTLGSSAPLELYDLAADPAETTNLAGDPAHDDTVRSLARLLLEWMRREDDPLLTPTSFSPRHQQTLELLNSAVAQGKESHVKRRLFVAATAVVATALSLTGCTSGDDASSDAGKVVLWMYPVIKDPTASKKFWQDATEGFEKDHPGTELEIQLQTFDKRDAQISAALAAGSGPDLVLITPDQAATYLKVGGLLPVDDAVSKSREQFYPSALSAARFSDKTYGVPIFQNIFTTAYNTKVFTDAGIALPRTWSEILTAAPVLARRGVAVMDYVGNPEQTLNMSFYPLVWQAGGRIFSQDGKDVAFDSPEGVAALQFLVDLKKAGGLPADAATEGVAIEGSPMAAGKVGLRQLTSLPEVGQLRAALGKQNVVLGAPIAGKAPATYGSPGLLALTSINKSKNRAAAYQVLEYLSSAAFQKSLIGAAGNFPVRKDVRLDKSTPDLTAMQTALATANPGEPSPVSRQVMTILAPHVQAALRGDVSPEDALKKAAAEARTALQQS
- a CDS encoding hydroxyacid dehydrogenase, with product METHDGSRAAGRSRILLAVDEPELGAFFPAAARHELGELGRVRVATTSALQDLDTFRKALAGVEILVAAWRFPCLTAERLDRAPRLRFVAYAASSLRSITGPDFWQRGIPISQAGDAMAPAVAELALTYSLALLRRVPRLDHNLRSDGWERARDIPRARELRGARVTVVGASRTGRAYIAAVRALGAEVRVYDPYLPPGDELAPYADDLATLLPRTDVLSIHAPGNPETRHLIDAHALALLPDRAAVVNTARASIIDLDALYAEVSSGRLDAAMDVFDTEPLEPGDRWTRLPNVLVSPHVAGATRESRARAGRIVLDEIRRYLDGRPLEHAVTPAALARMA
- a CDS encoding right-handed parallel beta-helix repeat-containing protein, producing MTRPRPLRVIAASCALVLGAAALSASLASAAPRPTNVILVAPDGKKPKDLHADQVVRTLDAAQALARAKNSTADVRILLAGGTYELKKPLRFGSRDGGRNGHTVTWQSVPGQHAVLSGGSKVTGWTLTDPAKNIWSADVPVGSRSRQLYVDGQLAQRTQLLVAESKKTREHLVFSQRGLTINDPALAERIAGLSNAGELEIEELGSFTDRYSPVQTVDGSTLVMEQPAWDNNNFGYDTLKSPYNRGAIYLNNAYELISGPNQWYLDSAKGKVFYRPADGQSMAATDVRLPRLESLVQVSGSYRDPVQNLAFSNLTFAHTTWNFPSGPQGYVDQQSGAHIVGKYAKPADFLTSCQDGCPEFEKTRNEWHQIPAAVQVSAAEHVAFDGNSFEQVGSVGLGLGMDPNAHASGVGYGAGEIDVRGNSFTNSAASAIVVGGVQPDAHHPRDRRMTNHDVRIVDNTIKGVSKSYRDNAGILSTYVTRATITHNTLTDLPYDGVDIGWGWGINDPGGNQYYLEAGLYNHQPIYRTPTTFRENYVAYNLIHDTKQAMHDGGSIYTLSSSPGTVIERNYVYDSQVTFGALIDQGTRYVVMRDNVFLGSSRWVYINADDGNPDTFNTKDNLVTGNWWDVGPARNPEGPGYNNQVVGNTQITDGVFPPEAHKVMTEAGTRR
- a CDS encoding FadR/GntR family transcriptional regulator codes for the protein MASDPGQATVRLAPAAAAQRPARLADLVVESILDGVVSGAIQPNAVLPPESALSEQFQVSRITVREAVKLLEAKGLVEVRRGIGAVVKDDTNWNLLDSAVLAAAVRNDANLGILDELVGVRVALESNLAGLAAAQATDEDRAAIEAIFHRLEADTARPEVFIQTDVEFHDRIMAASGNRLARSIVSTVHSQARTSMRYQGHPSVEDVRTTNSEHRIVLERILDRDTAGAAEAMTSHINSAWQRRRPLPRT